The Ananas comosus cultivar F153 linkage group 20, ASM154086v1, whole genome shotgun sequence region ACCAGGGAGAGGATTGCGTAGAGATAGGGCTTCTGGAAGGGGACGAAGGATTTGACGCCCCTGCACGAGATCGTCTTCACGTCGatccaccaccgccgccgccgaggatgATCCATCAACTAATTGACTAACTGTGCGTTAATCTTTCGGCAGGAGGTAGAGACGATTCGAGCTAGCAGACGTTTGGTGCTGGTGGTGATTTTTGTGGAGTTTGCGGCGTTTCCTCTTTGTGGCAACAGAAGCACCCCGAGTGGGAGATGAGATGAGGGGATTCAGAGAAGGACACGCGGCGGCACTTCCTTAGAGAGGAAGGAGGAGTTATTGAAACTTCCACCACCTGGTGGATGATCCGTGCACCGCACGCACCTGTACGCATCTTTGACTCCAATCCGTGCCGTCCAAGTCGGTTCCCTTGTACGATTGCTTTTGCTTGAAGTGTTGTGATGAGAGCAGAGACTGAGAGAGTAGCCACAAGCTAGCCAGCAGCGAGACAAATCGAGCAGCAGAATAGAATCAGGTGGGGTTGGGACCGAAAAGGGGCATAATATGAATTCAGCACTCGGCGGCCTCTGATATTGCCTCTATTCGCTCGATCATTTGCTGCAGCATGAACCATCTTTACTTTCTGCATTGAAAGGAAACAAATCCAAAATCTGTTCGCATGaatattaaattacacacacaatatatatatatagagagagagagagagccatctatttcaaatcgacgatcgattaTCGTTGAATATTATCTAtactatttgaaatatctaaaagcaaaatttcaaaatacttcaaatagtaTAGATTAGGTTTAAAGATACTGATCGTTGATTTAAAAACTCTATCAgcaaaaataaatgggtgacaacgaaGTCCATTTGGTACTGATAATATTTtagaaactctctctctctctctctctctctgtctctctctctatatatatatataaaaataatgtactCTTCAATATCAAttagttttgaaaatttacaattttaaataagAAATTGAAACTGATTAACTCATAAGAAATCAAAGTTGAAATTTCCTAGTTTTTTAATAAAGATactttagggtgtgtttggtttgaagtcggagtcagaatcggaattggaatcaaaataagctggaatcggaatcagaatgactcattacctaattctgtttggttcatcacctgaatcggaatcggaataaataattccattgtcggtgtttggtttaggtggatataaaaaacgtaatcaaattaatatactaacattatctttataatatattaatttaaattcaaNtgattaaattttaatttttaatttaagtttaaattaaaatttaaaattatatatttaatttttaaattttaactcatattttaattaaaaaagttgaaaaaataaatttaatccgaataaatatccattccgtccggatttgACTTTCAATCCGgtctcctaggccggattgaaaaaagaggtgatcaGGGAATTCCCATTTCACTTgggaatcgaaatcgaaatgagACTCctgcgtaccaaacacccacaaacggatttaagcattccgattccgattccagggtgaaaaagaagcgaaccaaacacgccttaAATGTTAGATAATACctcttaataaaaaatattcgttAATAAGATCTCCATTTAAGTTTCTCACGACTTATacagaaaaatgaagaagacgAGAGAAGTACTAGGCATTTGAAAATAGCAGTAAAAACTACATCGACCAAATTTAAACATCCACATGGTGCTgactaatttgttttttttccctttaatcAGAATCTATCCAAACGATTTGCACCCACAATAATATTACtagtattaaataataatacaaaaaatcaGATATGGGGGGAGCATGGAAGCATGGACCCCCAGGCCCAAGAGCAGGAGTAGGTGGTGGCAACTGGCAAGTGGCAACGTGATCTGagcattaaaaataataataattattaaataaataaacaaatattataagttataaCCAGGAGGCTTGTCATTGCGTCCTCCTCTGCCTTCgtcttatttttgtattttagatcACAAGCCCGCATCAAGCCCGTTTCTGTTTCTATCCTGTCGAGGGCGGAGGCGTTGACTCGGAAAACGCACAGAGTACTCGTGAGCGAGAGTAGAAGAGTAATgggggtggcggcggcggagcagcAGCACCCGTACGTGCCTCGGGATTTGCATCTGCCGGACTACGTGCCGTGCTTCTTGTCGCAGAGGGATATTCTGCTGCCCTATCTcgccgcctccctcctcctcgtcgcTCTCATCTGGCTCCTCTCCGGTAGCacccttcatctctctctctctctctctctctctctctctctctctctctctctctctgtgcagcagcagcagcagcagcggatCCGAATTGCGGCTTCTTCTCTGCTGCTTCCGCCACAAAATTTCATTTCAGCTTTCCGTCGCATCAAaagctttgatttttttttttttcccctctttttccAAACGCTTCATTAGATGCGGCCGCAGCTGAGACCATTTGCTCCCCTATTGATTCCTTGATgaattttctcttccttttttgaattaattttttgttaatgtTCCCGACCGATGTCGATTTGGTCGATACGGAAGGTTTTGTTTGAAATGCTCTTTTGGATCGAACCCTTCGTTGCGATTTGTCGTGTATGCAACTAATTCTGATAATAGAAAAAATTGCTTCCGAATGCTAAATCTGTTCTCTTTGATGCAATCCCCGCAGCCTGTTTGTTGAAATGcctgtggaaaaaaaaagagaggctaCCTTTATGTGTTCTTTTGGGATCTATTAGCTATTAGCTATATTGTCGCAGAACTAACCCTTAATGGTCTTTAGCTGATCATACTGTAAGTAGTGCTTATGAAAGCAATAAATGCCTGTTCGCTGGCTGGTTTTCTGATCCCTCTTATTGGACTCGATTGGATTGAGTTTAGGGCGTTGTTCGAAGATAACAAAGACCGATCGCTTGCTCATGTGCTGGTGGGCTTTTACGGGGCTTACTCACATTATTCTCGAGGGGTATTTTGCCTTCACTCCCGAGTTCTACAAGGAGAAAACTCCCCATTACTTGGCTGAAGTCTGTAAGCTCCTATCATACTTGCTTATTCCTGATTCAAACATCGAGATTTCGCATCGAATTGCTGGAGTGTTGAGTTCTTATCAGAATGTTTGTGATCGTGACGTAAACATCGCATTACAGGGAAGGAGTATAGCAAAGGTGACTCCAGATACGTCGGCAGGGATGCAGCAGTTGTTACTGTTGAAGGAATAACTGCTGCAATTGAGGGTCCGGCTTGCCTTCTTGCAGTGTGAGACTCTTGCCCGCTATTATTTGCATTACGCAGATTTTTTTATACTGTAGCTTTTATAGCATGTTAAGTGCCTGTTGGAAGTATGTTAAAAATGCATTGGAAGAATGAAAAGGGGGGTGGGTGGCAGAGATGGTTGATAAGAGTTTTTGGATCAAATATTTTCTCTTATGGTCCTCTTGTGATCAATTTTGCATAACTCTTGAGATATTTTCCATCTTTTGATAAACAGTGATAGTAATGCATGGCAATTGAAGTATGAGTTATCATAAGATTGCTTCATGAATTTTGTGGATGCAGCAATGTATCCTGTTCATTGAATTACAAAGtgaaagtaatatattttttatgctcaATATGCTCATTCAATGTTCAATTGTGCCTGTTTGTTGTAGTATGTGAGAATTCGATGCATCTTGAACTAAAGAACCTGGTATATGCTGTTGAATCTGTCGATGTGTTgtagaaacttgttttcaccTAGTAACTGATCCTATAACTTAATGCAAGTTCCTTTCTTATGCTAACTGATCCGATAACTCTATGGCTTACCTTTATCTGAACTTCGCCAAATATATGAACATAGATAAAGGTTGTTGCTGAGCTGAATGTTTCTAGAATTGTACTCTTTATTTGTTAGTACATTTATTTTGCCCCATTCTTCTCCAAtctctatcaaaaaaatatattagtaatTCTGAAGATTCATCTCTGACTGAAATTAGCTATCGACAGAGATAAGATTTTAATATTACAGGGCTTTTCAGTGCTTACCGTAAGATGATTTGGTTGCCAGAATTCACTATTTTGTTATCCTCTTTGCTGCAATGCTACGTATGCCTGTTAGTGGGTTTTGTTCATTAGTTAGTTGCTTGGCCAACAATTCCCTTCTATGAAACTTTGAAAGAATGTCATGTTTGACCTAGTTTTTCAAATTCTACTACCATTTCTATCCTTTATGATTTTTCCTGGATATTCAATTCAGATTATGAAATAAACTTCGTCAAATAATAGAAACAATATGTAACCTGTATTTATATATGTCTGTACGGATTGTCGGATGAATATGTGTGTTTTGTGTGCGTCTCTTATGGAATTTGTACAGCGTGTCAATTATATAGCAGTTTAACGTGCATTGAAATATTGACAGATAAATTACATGATATGCATGGCTATCTCTGAATGTGCTCATGTAAAGACAGAAATATAGTGATATAGACAATTTATCTTGCATTATTTTGTGAGTCCACATACATAATGTCTGACCTTCCTCAGAACTACATACCGTGCCTGCATTTGCGAAGCTGCAAATTGTCGACATTCTCTTTATTGTTTGCCTTCATTATTATCagatattaatttattaaattatatagcaGATATACATATTCCATGCAACACTTATCTCACTCGACAAAGTACTACGCATGGCTTTTTCATTATCCTAATTAGGTTTGTTTCATCCATGACAGGTTCGCAATCGCATCAAGAAAATCATACAGCTATATTCTCCAGTTTGCCATCTGTCTCGGACAGCTGTACGGGTGCTTGGTATACTTCATTACTGCATATTTAGAAGGCGACAACTTCTCGACCAGTCCATTCTACTACTGGGCCTACTACATTGGAGCAAACAGTTCGTGGGTTGTGATACCAACTCTGATCGCGATAAGGAGCTGGAAGAAGATATGTGCAGCATTTCAAGCCGAAAAGAAGATGAAGACTCGATAAGCTGTTGGATCCTTTAACAGTGTTTAGGGGATCATAAATTTCAATACTCTGTCAGGACTGCCTATTTATGATGTTAGCTGTGTGTGAAGCTGAAAATTCTGTGTTGCATTTGCTTTTGTTGCATTAATACTATATAACTAATGGAATTGTTTTCACATAGACTTTGAATTGGAGGCCTCTTGCTCTTTTCTGATAATTTTGGAGCATCCAATTAGTTTGGTTGGaagaaatttagaaaatttgccTCAGTTTGATGGTCACTAATGGCGCAGATGTTAGTGTTTTAGCAAGATCATCACTTGCTTGAATGAATGAAAATGAATGAAGGTTCTTCTCTGCACCCAGGATTGAATTAATTGTCTGGTATAAGCCGAGAGAGCTGTGTTTGGGAATTTGGAATTGTAAGGGGTTACGAGGCACAATTACTCACCAGCTTGCTGTGTGGTCAGTTTGTTTGTGAACTTTGTTGGGATCTGTATTGCATTAGTCGTTCCACGCATCGGCGTTTAATTTTTGTTCCTAACGGGACTGAAACTTGCAGAGGGCCCAgcgtaaaaagaaaaaaaaaagaaaaaaaaaagaaaaaagaaaacaaaaacaaaaaacaaaaaacggATCGTGGTCGGCAGGATTCGAACCTGCGCGGGCGAGCCCATATGATTTCTAGTCATACCCGATAACCACTCCGGCACGACCACTTGGATACCATTTGTATTCAAATGGAATGTTGAGTAAAAGACTACCACTCTGCTCTAAATTGTTGAAACAAAGATAAACCGCTCTCTTCAGCGAATCGATCACGAAAGTCTCGACGCCTTCCTTTACATagtcattaattttttaaaaacaaaaaataattttatatcgaTTTAtgcaaagttttaaaattatagatttttttcaaCAAAGAAACTATTTATGGAAGTATCTTTCTAGAGCTTCAAAGCATACAAATTTATCCCTACAGGCTAGTTATTATGAGTTGacccttaaattttaattgtttaacTGTTATgttcttataaataaaatagcttTTTGCAAATTTTCGAACTCAATACTTAAAAAATCTGTGGCCCATATAGAATGATATAAATGTTAGAACAAAAACATCAAACCTAGTCAAACcagcagaaaaaataaaacaacaaccaAAATGTGATCCGTTTGGTTGTTAAAGTTAGTTCGCAACCACAAAAGCCCTTAAGCCGTTTGCCACTTACTTTAGGCACGGCACGTTCGATTTTGGTTGTTAAAGTTAAAGAGCAAACAAAATCATTTAGGTGTTTTGTTGAGAGTGGGATTTGAACCCACGCCCTTTCGGACCAGAACCTTAATCTGGCGCCTTAGACCAACTCGGCCATCTCAACTTGGGTGTCCTTggagataattaattatatatataaataaataattgtatatataaataaatattaacttTTCCAACGCTTTACACCACCTCTCTTTCAGGTCCTCTCCTCTCGCGCCCGTTCCATTCCGTTGTCAATGGCGACCCTGCGAAGAGCTCTGCTTCGACTCCcccgaaccctaaccctaaatccCGCGAGAGCTCCACAATCTCTTCCCAGGTAACATCCCCATTCCCTTGCCTCCGATCCCTCGCCCCGcgatctcctccgcctccaatcgaatcctttttccttttcattttctatttcaATTACCCTTTTTTTCCTCCTTAATTTCGCTCAGAATTCATCTTGGATCGATCTCCCGCTTCTCCTCCAATGGCGGATCGCTTGACGTCGACCTCTCTAACGAAGAGAGCAAGCGCCGACTTTTTAACAGGTCTAATGTTCTATCCACGGTGATTAGATCCGGTTGCGCTTGAGCTCGTTGAAACCCTAAAGCTTGCGCTTTTTTACGTGTAGATTGCTCTATAGGAGCAGGCAACGGGGGTTTCTTGAGCTAGATTTGGTTCTGGGGAATTACGTGGAGGAGAATATCCATTCGATGGACGAGCTCCGAATCAGAGCCCTTGTTGATGTTCTTGACCTGGTAATTTAAATACAAGATTGGCTTTCACCTGCCCTTCCTTTGTTGTTACTAAGTTTTTGCGTTCTCAACGAAAATTTTGATGATTGCATCTGATGATTTGTAGTATGGTCGTATATGAGGCATAGATGAAGTTTGTTCCGTGGCATTTGCTAGGGGTTGCCTACTTTACTTTATAGTGATGTCTAGCTTTGCCTTGCATTTAAGGGACTGGCGCGATAGGTTTTTTAGGCTTAGCAGCAGTTACGTTTTGCTGCTTTTAGGTTTTGAATAGAAATTTGTCTAGTGTTGGTTTCCTTACTTGTATTGTGTTGTTCATATTCTTTTGCATGTGTTTGCGTTTCtatgtaaaattttttgtgCCTGCAACTTGTGGTCACATTTAAACTACTGGTGCACAAAAGTCATCTCTGGTGGTCGATGTAACCTTCTTATTTTACTACATAGGGAGGATGAATTGATGTACCGGTTAATCCTTGATATTGCCACATTGTTACTTTCATTATAGTCTTACTAGACAGGATTAGCGTAAATCTCGTACTATTTCTCTCTTCTTGTCTTCTTACATTTTCTGTATCTCTTGTAAACTTTTTTTGGTGCGTTATTTCATTATTTCTTGAACTTATTATTTGCTCTAATTGCTTTATCTCTTCATGACATTGGGTCTTGGGAAAGACTTACGCATCTATGGGGTAGAAAAAATTCTTGTTCCTCTGGTTTTGTGGCTGATGAACTTGCAAACTGCATAAGGAATGCAAAGCTCactgattcacatttctttatTGATAGGCTTCTACTGGTCATTTGCTGGCCACTATTTTGATGATAGATAGTGCTGTAAATTATTTACTAAACCTTGCCAGTACTCTGGATGTTACATatatcgaaaaaaaaagaagaagattgattcaATTAGTAAATTTCATCTTACTAGATTGATTAAACAGAGAAATCTACTTTCGAAATTTGCTCTCGGAAGATAGTAGTACAAGGTAATTCTGAAGGCAAAGGGATCACATAGAGAAAGAGGAGTTAGTTGAAGAAGAAGTGAATGGAGGAAAAATCAAAAGACACTAACCTCGCATGAAAATGAAGTTCTGAAATATCTAGACTTTTTGTTAATCCATCTAGTAAAAGAATAAGATTCTTAGTTAGGAGTCAAAAGCagattattgttttttttatcttaacaagattccaaataaataaaatctaagCTCATAAGCTAAAAGTGCTGTAAACAAATTCATAGGCTTCCTAGATGCTTTTTCTATCTTCAATTTAATAATAACCCCTAAAGTTTATGAAAACAGTATCAAATAAATTAGgacaatttaatttttcaacagCCAATTTTGTTCTGTGGATCTTATTCTTTAGAAACAAGACTTCTTGATATTCATTGAAGCCGGAAATATCTGTCAAATCTTCATATTTTGGTGGTAGATCTGAACATGAGACCTGGACAGCTGCTTCGAGAGTTTCAGCTCAATTGCTCTCAATTATGGTTTTTAGCCTGATATGATTGGTGAACTCTTTTGAAGGATTTTGATGATGCAAAGAATGGATAGGCATATGGCTCAGCTTACATCTATATTTGGAACAGGTTTCATGTAGAATAATCGAAAAGATCATTTTGATGATCTTCTGATGCATTAGGAGGTACAATAAGGTTGTCCAATAGGTGCTTCTTTACTGGTGATCTGATGAAATTAACTAGATGGAGTGAGTTCTCCTTTTCCATTTTATGGGAACAAAAAggcaaatttttttatgttttcattTGTCTAACCACGAGTCCGTGACTTTCACATCAATAATACCTTCTTGTGTAATTGACAACATCACATAAGTTCAACTTAACtgttttt contains the following coding sequences:
- the LOC109725312 gene encoding probable 3-beta-hydroxysteroid-Delta(8),Delta(7)-isomerase — translated: MGVAAAEQQHPYVPRDLHLPDYVPCFLSQRDILLPYLAASLLLVALIWLLSGRCSKITKTDRLLMCWWAFTGLTHIILEGYFAFTPEFYKEKTPHYLAEVWKEYSKGDSRYVGRDAAVVTVEGITAAIEGPACLLAVFAIASRKSYSYILQFAICLGQLYGCLVYFITAYLEGDNFSTSPFYYWAYYIGANSSWVVIPTLIAIRSWKKICAAFQAEKKMKTR